Below is a genomic region from Miscanthus floridulus cultivar M001 chromosome 1, ASM1932011v1, whole genome shotgun sequence.
AAGTCACAgagaagagaaggggaaaaggataACTCACCTCAGAAGCACCAGAAGGCTGGGAGGATGGGCGCGTGCATGGAGACAAGGAGATGAGGAGGTAGAGATGGCACGGGTGATGAGAGCAGGGCTGATTCTCCTCGCGACTTGTGCCAGCGGCGGCGCGACGAGAAACGATGGCAACGAGCCGGCGACGCGAGGAGGACCGATGGCGCGATCGAATTCTTTTCTGTGACCTAGGCGCCCCAGTCATTATATACTTGCTGTGATTTGGCTCTGTTTCGCCTCGTACTCTCAGCCTGCACGTGCGCTTTTTTTTCCCACACATAGATTTTTGCCGCCAAATGGCGCCGCGCTCGTGACACCCCACCTCGCGCATCACAAATCTACACAGCATTTTTCTGAAAAATTAATCTATTTTTTTACATACTTTATCTAAGAATTTACAATATTAActctttttaaaaaaatgaatttttattCCGGCATATGTAAGAGTTTTGCACACAACCATTCATTAttataaagtatgaaactagccAGAAAAAACTCTAAAttttttgtataaataaaataaaacaataaATATAATATTATTGCTCTTTGAACTCTAGATTCTTTCCTATAAATAAATACTCACATTACTAAATTGTTGATGTAGCTTTGATTATGAATAAAATTAATTTATGGGTAGGGCTAGCGCCGGGACGTCCGGTCCTAGGCCCGCGTCCGGACACAGCTCCCGTGTCCCGTGCCCGCATTGCATCCCACGTGTTCCATCCTGTTCCCAACCAGTGCCAGAGTCCGAAACCGCGGCCCGTGCCCAGCACGGTAGAACCGTGCCCCCACGTCCATCCCGCATAACCGCGCCCCCTGCCCACCCGCGCTGCTTGTGGAGGCGTCTGTAGACCTCAGACGTCAGCACGTGAGCCACGATGGcacacaagcagcagcagacaGACAGTGGTCTGCAAcacaagatctacttttgaatcattcagataaaacatttacaacatacgtctgaacacagatgaaacacttaaaacaatgcaagtatagccattgcaacatgtgcaacaccagatcaacttttgaaacatccagatgaaacatttgaaacaaaacgtctaaaacacctaaaacacttgaaacatacgcttgcaacatgtgtatattaccattgcaatatatgcaacatcctaaATCAACTTTTGCAATATTCAgattaaacacttgaaacataagttggaaacgtctgaaacacttgaaacaggtACCAATTAAGTCCTCACCGACTATAATCATATATTAAAACTATATATGGTTAAGATCCTCAGAGAAAGTCAAGGAACTCAATATTTAACGACATCAATACGTGGGTATTATgaaaattaaagttatgatatatttatgAGTAAATATATCATAACATTACAATATAGgaaaaaaatctataaaaaataCGTTTATTTCGATACAACCTTGATAGGATATTGTCGTATTAGTACCGTCGATATTAATTTATGTTGTAGATGCCATGGTCAccgtaaaataaattatagatttTAAATTTTATAGAATGATATAATATAAAAGATAAATAGATATGTAATGTTTTCGTTCTTGCTTCTTCTTAACATTGACAACTTTTTTTCTTCTGGTTGCAATGCACAGGTAATTTTGCTAGTAAATATTTAAAAGCCAGAACcaaaactaaaaatagaaaaccaaaAAAATCGAACACTAATTTGGTTCTGAATTTTAACTAACTGAATTTTGCTCAGTTAACAACGTTTTAACCCTTGGTTACCGAAAACCCAAAAAATGTTATAGTAAATAGACTCATAGAAATATATCAGCCCAACTGGCCCATTAAAACCCCCTAGTATATATAAACAACCGATCTCCTTACCCTCACCGCTCCTCCGTCTCTCAGCCGTCGCCCCTCTTCTCTGTGCGCAGCCGCACGCAGTCCGGCTACCTCGCGTCGCCCCTGATCCTTCCCCACCCGCACCGCCCCTTCTTACCTCCCCGGCGGCCGGCGCGGAGGGCCGCTCCTGCTTCTTCTTCAGGCAGCGGCCGTCAGTGCTTAGGCGCCAGCCGGCGTGGCGGGCCACCAATCGCAAACCACGGACAACACGCGGGCCACGTGGAGCTGGTGGCGCACCTCGTGTCCTCGTCGGCGGCAGCACGACTCAGTCGCGCGCACCCCGTGGGGCATCTAGCGAGCGGCGGCCTGGCGCATCCCGCATGCCAGCAGGCGCACGTCCCCGCGCGGTGGCCGAAGGTTCGAGCAACGTGTCCTTCCCCGGCGACGACAGTCCCCCTCTCCCCCGCAAGGTCCTTCCTGGTGGCAGCGCATCCATCCCAGCCCCTAGGTGAACCCACAGAGGGGGCAGAGATGCTGCGGTAGGTGATGGCACACACATAGCAGGGATGCGGCTCTGGCCTCCGGTTGTCGGTGGACGAGCAGAGCAGGGAAGCTAGCTAGTTGTTCTGTGAACATCTCTCTTAATCGTGTTATTTACTTCTATTTAATTTTTTGCTGGTGAtccattgatgacattctagaaCTGTCAGGAAGGGTCGAGTAGATAGTGATTGTCCAACTTTAATTTGTTTATTTTAGTACCTGCTTTAGGTTGTTAGGAGTTTATATGCAACCTTTTACACCTTCAAATTAGATGATAAGTGTCACAAAAATGGTTATTTGAATTTTCGGTAACTTGTGTACCAAACAAGTAAATGGAAGCATATAAATAATCAATGTGGAGGCATTCCAAATGTAGTCCAAAGGAAGCTTGTGGCATAATGTCCAAAGGAACCTTGAAGTACATGCACGTGCTCAAGCTGCAGCTAGGGAGAAGAGCATTGCTTTAGAAGCGGAGGTTGACAAGCTCAAATAACAGATTGCGCAAGAAGCTGCAAAAAGGGAAAGGGAGAAAGAAAAAAATAGGAGGAGGATGCAAGAGGAGCTGGAAAATGCTAAGATAAACTTAAGAGAAGAAATGAAGCAAGAATTTCTTAATATGCTAGCACAGCACGAAGAATGAGCTATGATTATGGTATTAGAATATTTTTTTATCCTTTGTACTCTTGATAATCTTATGATTGTGATGCCTAATCTTTCACCCCCAATATTTGTATGTATAGAGTACCCTGCAAAACAATGCCAGTACACAAGTTGCACCAATCatagaagaggaagatgagaccggtggacatgaaaatgaaaatgaagatGGGTTACATGAGGTAATGATATTATTTCACTATGTTCCATGTACCTTGAACTGTAGCTAAAATAGATCAAACAACTTGATGTTTGTAGACTCAGCCTGGAAGCGTTGTCACTGTACAAAAAGGTGCACCAGCACCTACTCACTCCACTAGAAGTACTGCACCTCTCAGCAGAGCTCTTTTCAATGAAAACACTACAAATGTGACTGCATCGAAGACATATATCACTTCACAGCAGCTGATGAATAGGACAAGAAATAATCCCAAAAGGAGGAAGGTAACAACCAGCTAATTGGAATCTAAATTCTTGCATGATTTAATGAAATTTTATCAAATGTGACCTTCCTTGTTGAACTAGGAAATGTAGAAAATACATTGAACATGCGTGCTGAAACTGCAGCTTGTGCAGGTTTGATTGGGTGAGTTGTTCTGAGTAGTAATCTACCTTTTCTGTGATACTTgataatacaaaagttgtagagggtTTAGAGATGTTTGTCGTCGTGAAAGGTCATGATTTTAGACCTAGAGAATTAGAGTTATGAATTTTGAAAGTAGCCGGTTAGGTTTTGACCTTGGTCTGAACAGCAGTGGGTGTTTGTGTTTTTTGACCATGATAACTGCAGAATCGTATTTAACAAATAACtagaaagatgtagagaatttcatgGGCTTTTCTGTATTGTTAAAGATTATAATTTTTCGTTGTCTATAActcaagttatgatttttctaatcAACTAAACTGTTGCTGCCTTAAAAATTCAAAGAAGGCAGCTGCTACTATAACATATGCAGTAGCTGCATCTGATCCATTGAAAAGGCCACGATGGATAGGATCAAAGCCGTATTTTCTTCTCCATCCCTCCTCAAGGCTTGCTGATAGACTCTGCTTCTTTTAGCAGAATTTATAAAGAGCAAAAGAGAATGCATACATCTTATAATGCAATCAAATGGAACACAGCTGCATGTGTCTGCTAGACTGCTACAAAAACTTGCATTACCCAATAGAACCATGCCTTCAGTATGTAGCCtgcaaaaaaaatatagattatCATTTGTAAAGTCAACTGAACTTATATAATCGACCTATACTTACAATGAAATTTTGCTAAAATTCCCAGCCATCTACGCTTCCAAGGAGTAAGGATTGCTGACATCTTGAACAACATTTAAACTCTGAAAAGAGAGGGATATACAGAGACCAAAATAAAGATTGAGAAAGTAGAGAACAAAATATCAAGTTATTGTGAAAACACATAATGCTATTTTCATGGAAAAACATAATTGTAATAAGCATATAGTAAgaatttgagtaaaactagaaatTGATTCATACGTTTGTGGTTCTGGAACAATGGAACATGACTTCCATCTTTTTCATGGAAAAAGGAATTGCAGCAACTAGACCGACAACATTTGCTCATTTGCAGAATTGCAGTAGAACTTCAACTATGCAAAAGCTTGGTTGATGGCTTTTGTATATGAAATTAGAAATTAGAACCATTTTATATCTTCATCTCTTTACATTTGTGCAAAAATTAGTAAACTTAATATTGTTCTAATATCCcaatcatattcttttggcagtaGGTGGACAAGGTTTCAGTGGGAGGCTCATAATCAAGCGAGGGCATAGCCGAGGAGATGACATGTTGGGCTGCTAGGAATTTCTCAAGTGCTGCATAGATGTTAGGAAGTTTGTAAAAAGTTGTCAAATAATGAGTTAATTGTACACTCATTTATGATTTTAGCTACTATTTCATGGGTTTGGCAACGTATTGAATGATTAATTATAATTAATATATGTGGGTGCAATTGCTTTTGATATGGTTTAttgatttgcaatgatgatttatTAAACCAAAATTAAATGTTATTAGCGTTGCAATAAAAGCTATACCTACGAGCCGTGATGCGTGGCAATATGCTGTATGGCAACAGACTTATTTACATTGCAAATAATACTATTGCCACGACATGACTATTGTTAACAATTAATCTTCCGCAATGAATAAAATTGCGTGGCAAATTCTACTGTTGCAACGGCACCGAGGTCATGGCAATAATGAACGGTATATCGCAACGAATAAAATTGCGTGGCAAATGATACTGTTGCAACGGCAACGCGGCCGTGGCAATAATGAACGGTATCTCGCAACAGATAAATTTGCGTGGCAAATGATACTATTGCCACGCCAAGACAAGCGTGGCAATAATGTATACTCTCTCGCAATGATTACATTTGCGTGGCAAATGATTTACTTGCCACGGCACAATGGTCGTGGCAACAACAACTTAAGCAACAAAATTATAGTGTGGCAACAAAAATCTATTGCCACGCTATCACTCGTTGTATTTACCACCTCTCGCTACGAAGACAAACGTGGCAAGTGCTCGTATTGCCACGCCAATGAATGTTGCGATAACGTCCTATTGCAATGCTTGgcaatgttgcaagaaaagctaactCTTGCAACGCCAAACTAGCAACGGTTGCAAGTTCTTATTGCAACGTGACTTTTTGCAACCATTGCCAACGAACGCGATTTCGTGGTATGAACTACCTTTTGCAACAAAATTGGGCCTATTGCAATGTTTTCTCGTCGTTGCGCAAGGGTTAGAAGTTTAGTGCCGACACTAAGTGGCGTCAGTTGGTCGTCTTGCTCATCATTGGAGTCCTCATCTGAACTGTCCACGTCAACTATGTTGCTTTGTGCAGGACAGAACGAAGTTGAGCCATCAACAGCGGTGCCGGCGAACATCCGGTCCAAATCGTCCAAGTACAGAGGCCAACCGTCCTTGAGCTTCTTCCACTCAGGGTGTCCCTGAAAAACCAGTACAGGTCAATCATGGAATATTAACATTTTAACATTAAATGATTGAACATAAGTTTGGTTACATACCACCGTACGAGATTCCCACCAACCATCAGTAGCAAGGATGGAGCCATCCTCTCTCCTGCCTAAGCCCGAGGCTTTCcggaggtcgtttataaaatgcCATAAATGCCTGAGCTGCCGTAACTTACTTTTGAACTGGTCCTTGTCATGAACCAAGTTTGTTGCTGCATAATACCTTGCAATCAAATCTCTCCACCCCGACTTGTTCATCGAGCCGCAGATACAGTTGCCACTGTCAATTTGGTGGCACCAGATTTGGCAAAACTTGCTTATATTGGGCTCAGACCAGTTTCCCCTATCGTTCCTAGCCTAAACGATTTGATAAAACATGATTTCACACCCATAAACAAGCAAATACTTCTAAATATTCAACTGAAGAGACAGCTCACGGTAGCAGCATGCACACAGAAGGGGAAACGACAAAAAAAACTGATATTAGGCATTGAACAGAAACTAAGTTGATGAAGACAAAAATAATATATTTGCTATAATGATCTAAAAAACAATGACATAGTTACTGATCATTGTATTAACTAAAACTGAATATTCCAGGTGCTGTGTTGGCCTTGGTGCTGTGCTTGCCCATTCTGTTGTAGCTGCTACATGGCACTGAAGTCGAGCAGGATTTGACGGATATCGTATTGGGTTTCGTGGATTTGTGAAGAATTGTTTGGGGGTGGTTGCTGTGGCTTTGTGGTTTTGTGGATTCCAACTCCTGTGAGTTTTGAGAGGCATGTCCGACCATACACACAAATGGACAGTTTAAGCTGATTCTACTACTGTAGTCCTATACTCCTATTTTTGGCACCAAGGAGGGTGTTGCAGTGTGGGGGGCTTTGGAATCAAGCGATGaatgatttgtttttttttctttatgtACAATATATGTCCAACATTCCGTTTGTGGCAAGCTTATTAGACAGAGAGTGAAGGCTGGATTAGGATACTTGAATACAACCAGCATGCTTCAACTGATTATTCTGACAAGTGATAAAATGGCATTTTCATTTGTTCGTACTCAGTAATGCATTTCACGTTTTTTTGCTATTAAGGGACCGCATTTGTCATACCAGATAATGTGCAACATAAGAGCTGCTGGGGGCACTGATCAAAACCCTGTTTCAGTTCTATAGTGAGATGCTTCATAAGCTTCCTTCCAAGTGCATCTGACAAGATGCTAATAATACAAAGTAGTAAAACAAAGGCAATACAGGAAAAGGTCATGCATTAACTGTAGTGGCTGTAGTTGCACTCACCACTGTAAGTTTACCTTATATTGTACCGAAGATGGTGTGTGTTTTAAAACTTGGTTATCTGGGTTTTATCTTGCGACACATTGAATGATTAGTCCATAGAATATATTGGGTGGtaacacaattttttttaaaaaaaattctaaattATCGAGTGTGTACtatgttttcctttttttccagGTGACAAGGTGTCCAATTTCTGCAACGGCCAGAGCCACAGACCTTCAGCTAGATTTCTCCTTATACACCTTCTAATCCTAGGTGATTGATATTCCTCCTTGATCCACTAATATTTTGCTTATTTCGTAACCTACCTATAAACTATGCTATTCGCCTGCCACTATATCATAGACGAAGATGCACACTTGGGACGCAGCTTCATCCGCAATCTAATTCATCCAGTTTTCAGAAAGAACTTTGCCTCTGCTATTCAGCGAGCCAACAGGTCAGCCAAACAACCACGTGTTCAGAATTTCCCTACAACCTTATAGGTAATGATCTGATAGAAACCTGACTTACCTCTTACCCTGTCACAAGTCCCACTTGCGCTTGGAAAAAAGGAACTCTGCTAGGAGATCAAACTGTGTTCAATTTTTTTCCTTTTGATTCATTTCGTTTCATTTTCTAATCCACTATTATGTCCCGGCTGTACCGAGACTTTTTGCGCACCTCAACACATTTGGCATGAACATACCAGATGTTGTTTGCTATCTCAGTATTAACTTGCTATCGTAGGTTAATGAAATGACTCATTCTATATGAAAGAAAGATGGCGCGCAGGCTTTCTTAAGATATTTCCAGTTTCCAGTTAAATAAATAATCACTAGCTATTCCAAACTTTTTCCCATTTAAATTATGCTGACAGTTAATCAGAATATTATGTTCTGTAAAGCAAAATCAGTGTGCACGAAATTTAGATATATTTGGATCACAGCCTTTCCATTTCTGCTACTGCAGGTTGTTGCTGTTTTATTTCATACTATATCCATATATCACATAAAACGAATTGGATGCGGAGACACAGAGATAATACACGTGCCTAATGATTTGTTTCGCCCCTTCCATAGTTTTGTGTTACAATGATTCGTCATACACTTCTATCCCTAATTGCTAATATAATCAAAACTAATACTTCATGATATCTCCTTCCAATTTGCTAATCGTTCACAGAATAGTGATCTATGTATGTAGCCTTGTCATCCAAATTTTTTTGTTGGTCACTAGGTGATCTCTGCGAAAGAGGAGCACAGAAGAAAGTGAAAGTATGAAATTGATGGTAAAACACCCATCCCTATTATCAACCAATACTATGTGAAATTTAGTTTCCTTTTTTGGCCCAAGTTTAGTGTTCTAGCAGCAAGAAAACCTGAGATTATTCATAGTTGAACCAATTGAAAATCATGTTAGTTTCTATTGTAGTGATTACATGGCACCTGTAAGCTCGCACTACAGTTGTGTGGCTGCTAAATATCTATTCTGATTTTCTGATTTAGTGCAAGCCTTATTCTTATGTGTTGGCATTTGATGCAAGAACAACAGTATCCAACAACCAATGGTGTGCTATGCAGGTTTCAGAGTCCTAAACATAGATTGAATTTATGTCAATGCATATTTATTTAGCTTCTCTTCAAAATCCCCACTACAGCCAGATTATGTGTTCCATGGTCTACCTTTGCAGTTTCAATAGTTCCTACTGTAGTTTTAGTAGCTAATGCCCAGTTTATTAGTTCCTAAACTGAATACATACTTTCCTGTACCTAATGTGCTCTTTAGTCACATGTCTGGATAACACATTGTATATGATTGTCTTATTCAACTCTTTGCTTAGATAATGGAGGACTAAACAAAATAACTACCGACACTGATGACTGTCAATTTGTACTAAAGTAACTGTTCTGATAATTGATGTTACCTGAATGAGAGACCAGGGCAGAAACTCTGAAACATAGTGAAACTTTTAGTAGTCACTTGGTTGGTCTTGATGATTTTTTAGTAGCTTGGCCCTGCAGTTGCAGGCACTTTACTATTCTTCTTGAGTGCTTGGCATATATTGTAAATAAATTGGTGGATGCACAGGGTGATAGTATGCTTTTCTTAGCAATGTGTCATTCCACATTTTCTGAATTTATACATGGCGTGTACTATAAAAATGTGAACATGCTATCTTGCAAGGATAATTGTGAATGCAGTTTGAAATCAACATTCATTTTTCATATGTGCACTTTGAATACATTGATGGCAATCTATATGGCCTATTGGTCTTGGTGATCCGTTCATGACCATCTTTTCCATTGTGCATACTCCAGCTTTATTCGTAATGTTATTCAGTTCGTTCAGGTTGCATATTATCGACCTATTTAACTTTTTTTGGCAATAATGAGATTTATTGGGCATATTATTTCACAGGCACAACATTGCTAAAAGTGACAGGTAGTGTTATGGACACGCTAAGGCCAACCGGTGATCGGGTACCTTTGGGGGACCTTACAAATACAACACATGGAGATAAATAAACTTTTAAGATATCTCTACATATTCTATGTTCATATGTTTGCAACTCACGAAAATTTATTGAAGGGAATCATACGTGACCTAATgagcagaagaggcagagggataGAGAACGGTATGCAACAATGTCTGATGAAAAGAGGAGTGAAAGAAACAAGAAACGTCGTGAGAGGTATAAGATGAATAACCAAGGTCCTGTTGATTCCCATAACAATGAGACTGTTCATTCAACAGGTATGATGGTGTTGCTGAGTGTCACTTTAAAAGCCATATGTGTTATAATTAATAACAATTTATTTATACTATGTTCAAACTTGCAGATGGAAATACAACAAATGGAACAGACGAAAATAGTGACAAACTCCATATGCACTCAACCAACAATAATGGCGCCAATGAATTATCAGGTTACTTATTCTACTAATAAAAGTATTTATTGGTGCGGCGACTGCAATTAACGTGTTGACATAGTTTGCTTATTGTATGGATTAATTAATAACAATCAACTATGTTTGAACTTACAGATGGGAATACAACAAATGAAATGGACAAAAACAGTGACCGGCTCCATAGGCAATCAACTTACAGTAATGGCTTGCAACAATTATCAGGTTACTTATTAGCAGAATATAAGTATTTATTGGCGTGGCAACTATAAGTGACATAGTTTGTTTATGGAATGGTTCAATTTGTATTGTATGGTTATATTTGTAGATGGTCTGGTACCTTTAATCAACATTGGTTGCACTGGTTACGTGGATGACATTGAAACGGGTACACTTTTGTATCCATTGCTTGGAATTCTGGTAAATCATGCATGTGTTTGTTTATTCTGATTGTGCTTAGACATCATCCTAATGTGTGTTGATTAAAGTGTCATTCCATGATATATAGGTTTAGGATATGCACCTAGTCCCATCAACCGGCTTGTCATGTGTCCAAATGAACGTAAGCGTGATCGTGACAGAGCACGATATGCTGCAATGTCTACTGAACAAAGGGCGCTAAAGAATAAGAGACGACACGAATTGTATGCAACAAAAAATACACCAAAAAATATAGGAATGATGCTACAAATGACTCCAAAGGAGTCTGCCCAGCCAACAGGTGTGCAAATAATATTGATTTCTCTGTAGCAATATCTTATCGTGGTGGTGTAGGATACTTATTATATTAATAAATTTTTAGACAGTGTTGTCCCTTTAACCATTGGAGCACCTGATGATATTGACGACAATTTAACTGAGACGGATATCGACACTTTTCAAGAAACGGGTATGCCTTTATAGAATAGTGGCTTTGTTTTTAATTACAAAACGAGTTTGAACACCATCGTAGCTGACACTGTTGCGTAAATTCATTATCATATAATTTCAATCATTGTGTGTTGTTCATCGATTAAACATTGAGACCGaacattttttattaatatataggTGTTGTAAATGCATCCCCTTCCATCAACAATTTTGTCACATGTCCAAAAGAGCATAAGCGTGAGCTATATAGAGTACGAAGGGCTGCAATGTCTCCTGAACAAAAGGCGCAAATAAACAAGAGGCGACGTGAGTTGTATGCGGCAAAAAAAATACTGCAAGGAAACTACAAATGACTCCACAAGAGAAGAAGTTGAAACGAAAAGAGATCAACAAAAAATACAATACGATGGTGAGAGAACGTTGAGCCAACAATCTGCATTCGGACTCAATCGCCATGGAGAGCCCTCACTTTAACCCTCAACTTATTTTCCCTTCTTCACCTCAATCGCCTGAAGCGCCTTCACACGATATGGAAATACCATATGTAGTTCATAATCCAGAAGTCTAGACCCCTGAATTAGCTACGGCATAGACCATACATAGGTAGCGAGTGACCACTGGAGAGAGAAATGCCCTTCTATCTCATCGCAATCGAGCTTTTGAAGCAAACATTGGAAGAAGGGCCAGAGGGTGCGCATATGGAAAGTGCAATGATTCGAACGACCCAACTCAACCGAGTGTGGTTTACAACGGTAATTAGCCTTGATCACTATATATTGTTGGTACTTTCACCTTCGCTCTTCTATTCCAAAAACTCATAACTTTTCTAACTACAGGTGGTGTCACCCAGGAACCTCCAATTCCACCACCTAATAATTGCATAGGTATACAGACACAATCGTCTGTAGTTGATGGTACCTCTTCAATGCCTCCAAACGATGCACAAGCTCATACGCCAGACTctatggtcaaggatggtattttctTCATTAAATTTATCCCTTTGTGTATGCCATTATGTTTCTCTCATCATATATATGGCCGTGTTGCACAGACTATGATGAGGATGTCATATTTGAGGAGGATGAGAAAGAGGATGAGGCATACTTTTTCGCCGGACAAGGTACACCGCGTAATAGTCAAAACATTCTTTCACAGAAATTTGAGGGTGAACCGCCTAGATTCTGTTGTCGGGGTGGAAAGATTCATCTTTCAACTCATGAGACACCACcagagctcatgaggttgtggtaaaGCTCGGACACTGATGCTAGGCACTTTCATGCAAACATCAAATATTTCAACGGCTACTTCTCTATACTACCACTTAGATCATGTGACCACTAACATGTGAATCTATGGTGTCTACACGTTCTGTGCCCATGGCCAGATTTACCATAACATACGTTCATTTGGTAAAGAGGAGGGTGTCGAAAAGAGACACCTCGAGCTTTATTTTTACGACGACGATCCATCCCTCGAGCATCGGATGAGCAAGTGTCATGAGCAATGCGTCCAAAAAGACAAAGTAGTTATAGAGCAATTGGTTAGTATCTTTCATAGGAATCCCTATTCTTAGCAACTAAGGAGTATGGGACACGTTGAAAATCTAGAGGATTACCGGGTCGAGTTGAACCTTGACCAACGGCTTGACCAAAGAACATATAATGTGCCATTGACATTAGATGTGGCCGCCGTCTGGGTTGAGGGGAGTGAGCGTCATGGCCAATTCGAGCATAGTGTTCTCCTACAAGGGAAGGATCAGTCTATACACGGCATCCACTCATATAATGCATGCTATGACCCACTGTCATACCCGCTGTTCTTTCTAATGGGTGAGCTCGAGTGGCACAACTGCATTCCAAAAGTGGGTGTGACTATGGCTCAAGTTGAGCGAGCTCAAGCAATATGCAAAAAGCATGCTGAGAatggtgacgatgatgatggAGGTAACTTGAACTCTTTTCAATAATGCAATATAAACTCTTTTCTGTTAACACATTATACTAATTCGAACAATGTCTCCCTGTAGAACCTGTTTCGAATACATGTGTCTCCGTGAGCGACTACTACTGCTACAAGTTCCAGATGTGGCCAGGGATATTTTATCCAATACTCTATGGTCGGCGTCTTTTCCAGCAGTTCGCCGTCGACACCTACATCAAGATTGAGAGCTCGCGTTTAGACTACATGAGGAACAATTAGGATACTTTGAGGGCTAACCTATACCAAGGCCTGGTGGACAGCATGCATTCGGGTGAAGGATCTGCTGAGAATGTTGAAAGGCGTACTATGCTATCTTCGTCGTTCATCAGAGGACCCCGTGATATGAGGCACCGATACATGAATGCAATGGCTTTGGTGCAAAAGTATGGTAAACCTGATATCTTCCTCACAATGACGTGCAACCCTAACTGGGATGAGATCAAGAATGAACTTTATCTAGGCCAGACACCATAGGACCGCCCAGATCTCGTCACATGGGTCTTCAAAGCAAAGTTAGAGGCGATGAGGAAAATGTTGATGGAGAAAGACATACTTGGGAAGGTGAAGGCCTACATATATGTAG
It encodes:
- the LOC136465596 gene encoding uncharacterized protein, giving the protein MNKSGWRDLIARYYAATNLVHDKDQFKSKLRQLRHLWHFINDLRKASGLGRREDGSILATDGWWESRTVGHPEWKKLKDGWPLYLDDLDRMFAGTAVDGSTSFCPAQSNIVDVDSSDEDSNDEQDDQLTPLSSLNVVQDVSNPYSLEA